The Ectothiorhodospiraceae bacterium BW-2 nucleotide sequence CGCCGCACCGCCCGCTTAAAGCCGTTTTCGGCCACCGCCTCCCGAAATGAGTCATCTTGAATCAGATTGAGAATTTTACCGATAGCATAGAGCCAAGTAATGACCGACGCATAGAGACAGAGCAGCACCCACAATCGCTGATGCTGCGTAAAGGGATAGGGAATCTCCCCAAAGCCGATCGTGGTGCTGGTATAGCTGATAATATAGAACGCCTCAAAGAAGCTAATGTGATAGGGCTCCCCCCCATCGGTCTGCCCCGGAATCAGTACTAAACCGAGTATCGAGATAGCATAGACCACAATAAGCAGAATAATCGGCTTACGCAGCCGCCGCATGACCAGATAGATGGTCTTATCGTGATAGTCAACGCTAGTATGGAGGTGGCGAGACACAGTCGAGCTCTGTTAAAAACCTTAGCGACGAATCACGGCGCTCTCAATGACCAACAACACAACCGAAGTGATATTGGCCAGCAGCGCCCCCCCAGAGAGCGACACGATACTCGCCATTAGCATCGGCGTCATCGGATTATCCACACTCACAAATACCGCCCAGATAATCGCCGCCGTCACCAGTTGTAGATCGGCGACCAAGCTAGTGGCCAGTAACAGCGCCCCCATGTGAGTTCTATCACCAAATTTGAGCGAGGTGGCGATCAGACTCACCACAATCGCCGCCATCAGCTCATAGACATTGTGGTGATCGGGATTATCGATATCCCCCAAAAAGAAGCCGAAGTTAAGGGTTAACGCTAAAATGATAAAAAAACCGAAAAAGACCTTCTCTAAATTCATTGCTACCGCCTCACACGCTCTCTATCCCTACCGAGGGGCTATTGTAACGCGGCAGCAGCGGTGGCGGCTACATTTTTAGCCGCCTCATCGGGGCGATACTTGCAATCCAGCCCTTAGCACAGCACAATAAATAGCTGCTCTAGCCCGCTTTAGCTCCCCGAAGAGGAGCTGGTGCGGATTCCTGCCTAAACTTAGTAATTAGTAATTAGACATATCTATTCAAATGAGTAACTCACCCTACATTTTTAGCTGTGATAGCAGCGACTTTGAGCAACGAGTGCTGCACCACTCCCACACTACCCCGGTGTTGGTCGATTTTTGGGCCGACTGGTGCTCCCCCTGTCTAATGATCGCTCCAATGTTTGAGCGGGTGATCCCTGAGTATCAGGGGCGGGTGGTACTGGCCAAAATCGATGCTGACGACAATATGAAACTCTGTGGCCACTACCGACTGCGCGGCTTTCCGACGATACTGCTGTTTATTGACGGCGAAGAGGTGGGGCGTTTTAGTGGCGCAAAACCTGCACCGGAGATTCGCCACTTCATAGAGCAACACCTCCCCTCGACACCTAAAGAGCACCCTGCCGATGAGTGACTACAAAATTTTGATCGTTGATGATGAACCGCTCAACCTATCGATTATGGAGGAGTTACTGCACGATCGTTACCACATTAGCTGCTGCGAGAGCGGTTATGCCTGTTTAGAGCAGACCGCCACTTTTGAGCCCGATCTGATCTTAATGGATGTCAATATGCCCGGTATCACCGGATTAGAGACCTGTCAGCGCTTAAAACAGACCTTAGAGACCGCCAATACGCCAGTCATTTTTGTCTCCGCCCTCACCCTGCCAGAGGAGAAGATGGCCGGCTACCAAGCCGGTGGCGAGGACTATATCCCCAAGCCGTTTGATGAAGAGGAGCTGATTACCAAAATCGAACTGGCGCTGAATAACAAAAAGCGGCTCGATGAGTTTCAAAAGAGTAGCAGCGAAGCGATGCATACGGCGATGATAGCGATGACCAACGCCGGCGAGATCGGTACCGTACTGCAATTTTTTCGTGACAGCTTTACCATCCATAACTATCAGGCGCTCGCCGAGCGGCTAGTTGCGGCGATACGGGAGTATGGACTGAGCTGCGCGGTACAGATATCGCTGCCAGAGAAGCGCCGTTATCGCGCCACCTCCTCCGGCGCGATTAAACCGCTCATGTTTCAGGCGCTAGAGCTGCTACAAGATGGCGAACGGATCTTCGATTTTGACTACCGCACTGCCTTTAACTTTCACCATGTCTCATTTCTGATCCTCAATATGCCTACCCACGACATGGAATATTATGGTCGGCTCAAAGATCACCTCGCCCTGCTCGGCGAAGGGGTACAGGCGGCGGTCGAATCTCTACTCGTACAGGAGCACGAGCAGCAGCTAGGCCAGCAGCGCCAGCAGACCTCCGCCTCTCTGAGCGAGACACTGACACTCTTTGAGCAGCGCCAACGCGAGTCGCAATACGCCACCACTAACATTATGCATACGGTTCAAAATGAGGTTGAGTATATGTATAACCATCTGGAGCTGACCGAGGCGCAGGAGCGCTATCTAACCGCCGTCATCGACAGGGCGAGTCAGGAACTAGAGCAGCTACACGACGCGCAAACCAAGCTAGGAGACCATCTACAGACGATTATCCAGCGCCTCGATACTCAACCTTAACCGCAAAGATGCCACCACTCCCCGCCTGCCCCGCCATACCGGCTAGGTTACCTGCCGGTGAGCTTCGCGCCTTCCCCGACATCGATTGTGCCCTCACCGAGCCGAACGGCCTGCTGGCCATCGGCGGTGAGCTTAATCAACACAACCTGCTGCTCGCCTATCGGCACGGCATCTTTCCTTGGTATAGCGCCCAAGAGCCCCTGCTGTGGTGGAGCCCGGCACCACGGGCGGTACTGCGTCCCGATACAGTCAAAATAAGCCGCTCACTTAAAAAAACCCTGCGCCACCGAGGCTTTACACTCACCATGGATGAGGCGTTTATCGAGGTCATTCGACACTGTAGTGAGCCGCGCCGCTACAGCGATGGCACCTGGATTACCCCCGACATGCAGCGAGCCTATATCGAGCTGCATCAGGCCGGCTATGCCCACTCGGTCGAGTGCTGGTTCGAACAACAGCTAGTCGGCGGCCTCTACGGTCTGGCCATCGGCAAGCTCTTTTTTGGCGAGTCGATGTTCTCACGCCTCAGTGACGCCTCGAAAGTCGCGCTCATCGCCCTCGCACAGCAGCTACAGCGGTGGGAGTATCGGCTCATCGACTGTCAGGTCGGCTCCCCCCACACTTACTCCCTAGGGGCGTTCGATATCAGCCGTGAAGCGTTAAAACAGTACCTCACACGCTACAGCCACCCCACCGACTACCGCCGTGGCTCGTGGCAGCTAGATCCCACCCTACCTACGACCCCTTAGGAGCTCGACATGGGAGCCCACTGGCCATCACAACTCTACTTCTATATGACCCCTCCCCACGAGTGCAGCTATCTTCCACCGCAGCAGGCGACCACACTACTGGCCGATCCGAGCTATCCGATGGAGATGGCGCAGTTTAACCTACTAAGTGAAATGGGCTTTCGCCGTAGCGGCGATAGCGTCTATGCCCCCCGCTGTCGCAGCTGTAACGCCTGCCTACCGGTACGGGTCGTGGTGGAGCGCTTTCGCCCTAACCGTAGCCAGCGACGGAATCTGAAACTCAATCGCGATATCACCCTAACGCTCCTCCCCGCCCACCCGCCGACAGCTGAGTTACAGCAGCTCTATCAGCGCTATATCACCACCCGCCATAGCGATGGGGGGATGGCCAATGATGGTCCGAACGGCTTTACTGAGTTCTTTCTTAGCCGCTGGTGCGACACCCTGTTTCTGGAGTTTCGGTTAGAGCAGCAGCTCATCGCCGTCTCGGTTATCGATCAGCTACAGCAGGGGCTCTCGGCGGTCTATACTTTTTTTGATCCGGAACACGCTAAACGGGGTCTCGGCACCTTTGCCGTGCTACAGCTCATTGAGCTCTGCCGCCAACGACACCTCCCTTGGCTCTATCTTGGCTATCTGATCCATCAGCAGCCGAAAATGGCCTACAAACGCAACTTTCAACCCTATCAGCTCTTGGTCGGGGAGAGCTGGGTTACTGTCTCGTAGCCGATACGCCACTCATACCCCCCCTCATCATTGGCAACTCGCTGCTGCTTGAGGAGTACCCGACTGAGATCGCTCTTCAGCCTCATGCGGCTATAGACCCCAACCACAACATTATCCCGATAGAGCGTGGCGACAACACGCAGCGTCGCCCCCCCTCCCTGCTGCTGCTGCTGCTCTAGCAGCACCTCTAGCTCGCCGTCGATAAAGTTAGCATCACTCTCAAGCGAAAGAGCCTGCTGTTGGCGCTGCCCTCGCTCTACCTCAATCGCATCGAGACGGGAGAAGATAGCCTCTAGCTCCGCTTCAGCGCGGTTAATCTGCTGCTGTAGCGCCTCTAACCGCTGCGTTAGCCTTCTCGCCTCCATCGACTGCTGATTCCCAAGCTGCTGTCGCTGTATCGTCAGCCGCTGCTGCTCAACTCGGGCGCTATCCTGCCGCTGCGCCACGGCGGTAATGGTGTCGTTAATCTGCCGCCGCTCCTGCGTTAGCAGCTCACACTGCTCCCGATGCTGCTGCCGCTGTGCCTTTAACGCCTCTAACTGCTGCTGCCGCGACTCAATGTCGCGCTGCAACTTATAGCAGGTGCCAAATTCGATCTGGTTAGGCGAGCCCCCCTCCTCGCTCCCCGCCTGTTTGAGGGTGATATCACCGCAGCTACTGAGATGGCTATTGAGCAGTGTCACCCGTTCACCGATAAAGCTGCCGCCGCAGTGGACGACCGAGTGGATGACCTCTCTATCGACCACGATATCGCCACTAGCCTCAATATCGGCATTGAGGATGAAATGGGCTCGAAGATGGCCGCCACAGCGAATTTTAGCACCGATAATCCCCCCCTGTACCAAGACATCGCCTACGATCTCGATCTCTGCCTGCCACACCTCTTTGGCCGTCAGCTTTCCCCCTTTAACCTTAAAACCCTCTCTCACCGCCCCTCCGACCTGAATATCGCCATCATAGATCACATGACCGCTGCTGTAGTCGATATCGCCCTGAATTTTATGGACATCAAAGACAAAAATAGCGCCCGTACTAGTCACCGCCGGCGCGCCGTGCAGCAACGCTTCAACCCCCATGCGATCGTCACTCAACCTAACCCCCTTACCGATATTGAGCTTGGGAGTTTTGAGCTTAGCGGGCGTGATCGCCTTGCCGAAGATATTCTTGCCCGCTCTGCCGGCAACAGCGGCATGGAGCTGCGCTAGCCGCTCCCCCGGTTCGACCATCGGCAGCTCGCCCCGATCACGATAGTCGATCTGCCCCCCCTCTTTAATCGTGCCGACGCGAAGCGGATCGGTATCGAATAGATACTCGATATAGCCCGCCCGCCCCTCTATCGGCGGGGTCGAGACGGCGATGACAAATGTCCCGCTCTCCCCCTCCTCGCCACGCAACAGCCGCTGTAGATGCTCATCGTCGAGCAGGCCATAGATCACTCGCGCCTTTTTTAACATCGCCTTTAGGCGACTGAGCCCATCCTCGGCTCGATCAGGTTTAAATAGCACCAGTTCGCACTGCTCACCAAGGCGATCGGTCTTCAGCTCAAAAGTGAGCTCAACGCCCCCCTCCTCCGGCTCGCCCCCCTTTTCACTCTCGGGCCGCACTCTATCGAGACGCTGCTGCTCGACCAGAATCTCATCTCGCTGTTCGGGTCGCAGCGCCCCCTGCGCCACTAAAATATGGCCGATTAACTCCGCCTTATGGCGTTGGTTAAACTGTGCTCGTTGTCGAGCTAACGCTTCGCTCACCTGTAGCTCGGTCAGCCAGCCTCGCCCTACCGCTAACTGACCAAAACGGCGATCTAGTTGCCGTACTGTGCGCATTTTATGCAGCGCCACTATCTGATCAAATTGCTCTTGGCTCAGTAGGCCATCTTCAATCAATAGCTGTCGTAGCGAAATAGGCTCTCTGTTAGCGTGAAGCTGCTTGGCCTTATTGAGTAGCGCTTTAAGCTGGACATCAGTCATCAAACGCTCTTTTTTGGCCAATAGCCCTAGCTGTAGTATCAGTGGCCGACGCCGTAATGCTCCCCCCGCTGCCGCAGCCATCGGCTATACTCCGGGGAGCAGCGACTCACCGCGATAGAGCTGCCCGATGGGCTCGCGCTGGCGAATGAGGTGGCTCTGTGCCCCATCGACCATCACTTCGGCCACTCGCGCACGGCTGTTATAGTTAGAGCTCATGCTAAAGCCGTAGGCTCCGGCAGAGCGCACCACGAGCAGATCCCCCGGCTGTAGCACCAGCGATCGCTCTTTGGCTAAAAAGTCGCCCGTTTCACACACCGGCCCGACAATATCGTAACTCACCGCCTCCCCCTGACGGATCATCACCGGTTCGACCCGCTGCCACGCCTGATAGAGCGAGGGGCGCAGCAGATCGTTCATCGCCGCATCGACAATAGCGAACTGTTTATCGGCCTGCGGTTTCAGATACTCGACTCGGGTTAGCAGCACTCCGGCGTTACCAACGATCGCTCTACCTGGCTCTAGCAACAGCTCCAGCTCCCACCCCTTTAGCCGCTGCAGTAGCGGCAGAGCGTACTCCTCTGGTAGCGGCGGGGTCTCATCGCGATAGCGAATCCCCAACCCGCCCCCCATATCGATGTGGCGCAGTTTAATCCCGACCTCGCTGAGCGCCTCGACTAAGGCTAAGACCCGATCCAGTGCCGCCACAAACGGTGCCACTTCGGTCAGCTGCGAGCCGATATGGCAATCGACCCCAATCACCTCTAACCAAGGACTCTGCGCCATCTGCTGGTAGATCGGCAGCGACTGCGGCAGCGCAATGCCAAATTTGTTCTCTTTCAAGCCAGTGGAGATATAGGGGTGGGTGTTGGCATCGACATCGGGGTTCACTCGCAGCGATACCGGTGCCCGCTGGCCGTGTGCGGCGGCAATGGTCGTGATGCGTGCTAGCTCCGGCAGCGATTCGATATTAAAGCAGTGAATCCCCAACTCCAGCGCCCGCTCAATCTCATCGACCCGCTTACCGACACCGGAGAAGATCACTTTCGCCGGATCGCCACCGGCGGCCACTACCCGCTCCAACTCGCCGATGGAGACAATATCAAACCCCGAACCGAGCCGCGCGAGCAGGTTTAAAATCGCTAAATTAGAGTTCGCTTTGACGGCATAACAGATCTGGTGCGGTATCGAGGCTAGCGCACTATCAAACGCCTGCCAGTGGCGCTCAATCGTCGCCCGTGAATAGAGATAGCAGGGGGTGCCATAAGTGGCCGCTATCTCGCTTAACGCCACCTGTTCGCAAAAGAGTTGATTCTCTTGATAGTGAAAATGATCCATTAGCTACCCCTCATCTAAATCTAAGAGCAGCGTCTGTGCTGCCTGTAATAGCTCGGTATGGCCATCATAGCCGGCCTGACGCATCTGCTCGCAGGGGCGGTGAATGAGGCGGTTGGTCAACTGTCGCGCCAGCTCGACCACCACCTCACTCGCCGCCCCCCCCCGCTCTAGCCGCCGCAATGCCTGCGCTACGGAGCGATCTCGCAGCGCCTCACTCTGTAGGCGATAGTGGCGAATCGTCTCCACCGCCTCTAGCGATCGCATCCAAGCTAAAAAGTGGCCCGCCCGAGTCTCGATAATCTCCTCTGCCTGCTGTGCTGCCTCCTGACGCGAGCGCAGCCCCTCATCGATAATCTCCCGTAGATCATCGACCGTATAGAGGTAGATATCGTCCAAACGCCCCACCTCCGGCTCGATATCTCGGGGGACGGCAATATCGACCATCAGCACCGGCCTATGTTTGCGCTGTTTTAGAGCAGTCGCCACCATCGTTTGGCTGACGATCGGCGTTTGACTCGCGGTCGAGGCGATCACCAAATCGGCTTCGGCCAGATGCTCCGGCAGCTCGCTTAGCGCAATCGCATACCCCGCCACCTCACTCGCGAGTGTGTGCGCCCGCTCAAAGGTACGATTAGCAATCACCATTTGGCCGATACCACTCTCTCGCAGGTGGCGGGCGACCAGCTCAATCGTCTCCCCCGCCCCAATAAGTAGCGCGGTGTGATCACTTAACGAGGAGAAGAACTGCCTTGAGAGCGTCACCGCTGCAAAAGCGACCGAGACCGGACTAGCGCCGATGGCGGTATCGCTGCGCACCTGCTTAGCAACATTAAAGGTGTGTTGAAAGAGTCGATTGAGCAGCGGTCCTACCGTACGACAATCGCACGCCCTAGAAAAAGCCTGCTTCATCTGCCCCAAAATTTGCGGCTCGCCTAAGACCAACGAATCGAGCCCACTGGCGACTCGAAAGATGTGCTGCACCGCCTCGCGCCCACTATAGCGATAGGCATAGGGCTGAAACTGCCGCTCTGACAGGTGGTGAAACTGACCAAACCACTGCAGCAGCTCGCGCTGCCGAGCGCTATCGATATCGCAATAGAGTTCCGTACGGTTACAGGTCGAGAGAATGGTCGCTTCAGCGGCGATCTCAGTGCCGATTAGCTGCCGTAGCGCCGCCTCGATCTGCTCTGGCGCAAAGGCGACCCGCTCCCGCAGCTCCACCGGTGCCGTCTTATGATTGATACCAAACGCTAACAGACCCATGATCGATTTATCTACTCTGACTCCCAAAGGGGGGGGATTGTGCCCCAGCCGCCGGTTTAGCTCAAGATTATCGACCATTTTTTACCACAAGCGGGGCGCTATATGCTACTTTTAAGCCGTGTCATACCTAACAAGACTCCTATTCGCCCTCTCGCTGCTGCTACCGCTACAGGCGGTGGCCAAGCCCCATGCGCAACTCTGGCCGCCGCTGAAGTGGCAAGGAGCGCTTCCCGAGATCACGCTAGCCTCGACACCGCAGCCCCACTGGCTAGATAGCTACCACCAGCGCCTCTCCGAAGCCCTCATCGACACCTCAACCGCGATAGATAGCTACCTCAGTCAGACACCGACTCACGAGAGGAGCCGCAGCCGTCTGCAACTCACCAGCGGCCTACGCTGGAGAGAGGCAGGCCAGCTCCTCCCCTACCACGAAATAGATGCCCATATCGATTTTCCGCGCTTAAAACGCAAACTCTATATCGAATTTAACCGCCAAGAGGGGAAGCCAGATAACAATCACAATCACAATCACAATCACAATCACAATAACACCCCGAACAACAACCTTACCCTCGGTTTAGGGACGATTAGAGAGCTCGGCGAGCGACTCAACTGGCGCCTTCGCAGCGGAGTACAACTAGAGCAGTTTAAGCTCGATCCCTTTATCTACGGCCGTATCGAATGGCAGCGCCAGCTCTCACCCTGGCGGCTCACGCTGCGAAGCGAGCTGCGCCACAGCCACCTAGACGGTAACCTCTGGCAGCAGCAGCTACAGTGGCGGCGCCCCCTCGCCCCGCGCACGAAGTTTAGCAGCCTCAGCTACCACCAGCGCGATCTACAGCAAGAGAAGATCCTCCTCGGCCAGCGACTACTCTTGAGCCATCAGCTCAACTCACCGAACTATCTGACGCTGCTACTGAGCCTCGAAAGCGCCAACTGGATCGACTACCGCCTCAACGAGTGCTATCTGCAACTGGGCTACCACCACCCCTTCCGGCGGCGCTGGCTACGGTTAGAGGTTCTACCGCGACTGGAGCGACAACGCAGTGATGGCTTTCACACCCGCGCCTCAATTGCGATACAAATGGTGGCGACACTCGGCTCAGGAATGCGCTAAACTGGCCCCTTGCCATTTTATCCATACCTAACCTGTCACACCCAAGGGGAGTTTCATGAGCCAAACCGATCCCAATGTTATCTGGCACCACGCCACGGTCACCCGCGAGCGGCGTCAACTACAGCAGCAGCACAAAAGCGTCGTACTCTGGTTTACCGGCCTCTCTGGCTCGGGTAAATCGACCCTAGCCCACGCCGTCGAAGAGCAGCTCTATCAGCGCGGATGCAAAACGATGGTGCTCGATGGCGACAATGTGCGCCACGGCCTCTGCGCCGATTTAGGCTTTAGTGATCGCGATAGACAGGAGAATATTCGCCGTATTGGCGAAGTCTCAAAGCTCTTTTTAGAGGCGGGCGTGATTACCCTCACCGCCTTTATCTCCCCGTTTCGTGAAGATAGAGATAGCGTGCGCAAACTGATGCCGCACGGCGATTTTTTTGAGATCTACTGCCACGCCTCGCTCGAAACCTGTGAGGCACGCGATCCGAAGGGGCTCTATAAGAAGGCGCGTAACGGCGAAATTGCCCACTTTACCGGCATTAGCTCCCCCTACGAAGCGCCCCATCAACCAGAGCTCGATATTGATACCGACAACCAGACTCTAGCGCAGTGCGTCGATAGCGTACTTGAGATACTACAGTCACGCGGCATTATCCTGCTGCGCTAAAAGAGCACCTAACAGAACTAAGAACAGAACGCCATGGCCAACTACGATATTTTTAACGGCGATGCTGATGGCATCTGTGCCCTCATTCAGCGACGCCTTGCCGATCCTAAACCCGATGCGACGCTAATTACCGGCGTTAAACGCGATATCGCCCTGCTAAAAAAGATCGCGGCGAAGACCACCAGAGGCGATCAGATCACGGTACTCGATATCGCTGTAGAGAAGAATTTAGCCCCATTAGAGCAAGCCTTAGCTAATGGGGCGACGGTGTGGTATGCCGATCACCACCGCCCAGGGCCTCTCCCCGACCATAGCGGCTTAACCGCCCATATCGATACCGCAGCGACCACCTGCACCAGTCTCATTGTCGATCAAACCCTACAAGGGCGCTATCGCCCGTGGGCCGTGGTAGCCGCCTTTGGCGACGGCCTGCTCGATAGCGCGATGGAGGCGGCCAAACCGCTCCAGCTCACTCCGCTCCAACGACAACAGCTACGACAACTAGGGGAGCTGCTCAACTATAACGGCTACGGTGCTGAACTTGACGATCTCCACTGCCACCCCGCAGCGCTCTATCAACAACTGGTTCAATTCGAACACCCGCTCGATTTCTTAGCCGCTAATAGCGACACCTGGCAGCGGCTACAGCAGGGGTATGAGGCCGATATGGCCGCCACCGCAGCGCTTTCAGCTACCCATTGTGATGCCGCCACTGCGCTCTATATTCTGCCCGATGAGCCGTGGGCACGGCGCGTTAGCGGCGTCTTTGCCAACCAACTGATGCAGCACCACCCCGATCGCGCCCATGCCATTTTGACCGATAGGGGCGATCACTATGTCGTGAGCGTCCGTGCCCCCTACCGCCAGCGCGAAGGGGCGGTTGATCTCTGTCGCCAGTTTGAAACCGGCGGCGGTCGTGCGGGTGCGGCCGGCATTAACCACCTCCCGCAAAGTGAACTCCAGCGCTTCACGACGCTATTTCAACGGCAATACCCCCTCTCATAGAGCCATTAACAGATACCCATGAACCAAGCTATTCTCGACTTTTTACGCCAACACGCCCCCTTTAACCAGATGGAGAGCGACCACCTTAACTATCTAGCCGCCGAGTTAGTTCCCCACGACTACGCTCAAAATCGGCAACTCACCGGCCCGGAGGCGGGGGTCGCCCAACAGCTATTTATTATCTGGCAAGGAGAGATCCGCGGCCTCTCGGCCGACGGGGAGAGAGCCGAGCAGCTATGGGAGCTCTCACCCGGCGAGCTCTTTCCGATCGGGGCGCTACTCGCCGGCCGGCCGGTACGGGTGCGCTACCTCGCCTCGCAACCGAGCCGCTGCCTGCAACTGC carries:
- a CDS encoding response regulator; translated protein: MSDYKILIVDDEPLNLSIMEELLHDRYHISCCESGYACLEQTATFEPDLILMDVNMPGITGLETCQRLKQTLETANTPVIFVSALTLPEEKMAGYQAGGEDYIPKPFDEEELITKIELALNNKKRLDEFQKSSSEAMHTAMIAMTNAGEIGTVLQFFRDSFTIHNYQALAERLVAAIREYGLSCAVQISLPEKRRYRATSSGAIKPLMFQALELLQDGERIFDFDYRTAFNFHHVSFLILNMPTHDMEYYGRLKDHLALLGEGVQAAVESLLVQEHEQQLGQQRQQTSASLSETLTLFEQRQRESQYATTNIMHTVQNEVEYMYNHLELTEAQERYLTAVIDRASQELEQLHDAQTKLGDHLQTIIQRLDTQP
- a CDS encoding DUF342 domain-containing protein, translated to MAAAAGGALRRRPLILQLGLLAKKERLMTDVQLKALLNKAKQLHANREPISLRQLLIEDGLLSQEQFDQIVALHKMRTVRQLDRRFGQLAVGRGWLTELQVSEALARQRAQFNQRHKAELIGHILVAQGALRPEQRDEILVEQQRLDRVRPESEKGGEPEEGGVELTFELKTDRLGEQCELVLFKPDRAEDGLSRLKAMLKKARVIYGLLDDEHLQRLLRGEEGESGTFVIAVSTPPIEGRAGYIEYLFDTDPLRVGTIKEGGQIDYRDRGELPMVEPGERLAQLHAAVAGRAGKNIFGKAITPAKLKTPKLNIGKGVRLSDDRMGVEALLHGAPAVTSTGAIFVFDVHKIQGDIDYSSGHVIYDGDIQVGGAVREGFKVKGGKLTAKEVWQAEIEIVGDVLVQGGIIGAKIRCGGHLRAHFILNADIEASGDIVVDREVIHSVVHCGGSFIGERVTLLNSHLSSCGDITLKQAGSEEGGSPNQIEFGTCYKLQRDIESRQQQLEALKAQRQQHREQCELLTQERRQINDTITAVAQRQDSARVEQQRLTIQRQQLGNQQSMEARRLTQRLEALQQQINRAEAELEAIFSRLDAIEVERGQRQQQALSLESDANFIDGELEVLLEQQQQQGGGATLRVVATLYRDNVVVGVYSRMRLKSDLSRVLLKQQRVANDEGGYEWRIGYETVTQLSPTKS
- a CDS encoding arginyltransferase, which produces MGAHWPSQLYFYMTPPHECSYLPPQQATTLLADPSYPMEMAQFNLLSEMGFRRSGDSVYAPRCRSCNACLPVRVVVERFRPNRSQRRNLKLNRDITLTLLPAHPPTAELQQLYQRYITTRHSDGGMANDGPNGFTEFFLSRWCDTLFLEFRLEQQLIAVSVIDQLQQGLSAVYTFFDPEHAKRGLGTFAVLQLIELCRQRHLPWLYLGYLIHQQPKMAYKRNFQPYQLLVGESWVTVS
- the cysC gene encoding adenylyl-sulfate kinase, with the translated sequence MSQTDPNVIWHHATVTRERRQLQQQHKSVVLWFTGLSGSGKSTLAHAVEEQLYQRGCKTMVLDGDNVRHGLCADLGFSDRDRQENIRRIGEVSKLFLEAGVITLTAFISPFREDRDSVRKLMPHGDFFEIYCHASLETCEARDPKGLYKKARNGEIAHFTGISSPYEAPHQPELDIDTDNQTLAQCVDSVLEILQSRGIILLR
- the lysA gene encoding diaminopimelate decarboxylase translates to MDHFHYQENQLFCEQVALSEIAATYGTPCYLYSRATIERHWQAFDSALASIPHQICYAVKANSNLAILNLLARLGSGFDIVSIGELERVVAAGGDPAKVIFSGVGKRVDEIERALELGIHCFNIESLPELARITTIAAAHGQRAPVSLRVNPDVDANTHPYISTGLKENKFGIALPQSLPIYQQMAQSPWLEVIGVDCHIGSQLTEVAPFVAALDRVLALVEALSEVGIKLRHIDMGGGLGIRYRDETPPLPEEYALPLLQRLKGWELELLLEPGRAIVGNAGVLLTRVEYLKPQADKQFAIVDAAMNDLLRPSLYQAWQRVEPVMIRQGEAVSYDIVGPVCETGDFLAKERSLVLQPGDLLVVRSAGAYGFSMSSNYNSRARVAEVMVDGAQSHLIRQREPIGQLYRGESLLPGV
- a CDS encoding leucyl/phenylalanyl-tRNA--protein transferase, with the protein product MPPLPACPAIPARLPAGELRAFPDIDCALTEPNGLLAIGGELNQHNLLLAYRHGIFPWYSAQEPLLWWSPAPRAVLRPDTVKISRSLKKTLRHRGFTLTMDEAFIEVIRHCSEPRRYSDGTWITPDMQRAYIELHQAGYAHSVECWFEQQLVGGLYGLAIGKLFFGESMFSRLSDASKVALIALAQQLQRWEYRLIDCQVGSPHTYSLGAFDISREALKQYLTRYSHPTDYRRGSWQLDPTLPTTP
- a CDS encoding glutamyl-tRNA reductase; translation: MGLLAFGINHKTAPVELRERVAFAPEQIEAALRQLIGTEIAAEATILSTCNRTELYCDIDSARQRELLQWFGQFHHLSERQFQPYAYRYSGREAVQHIFRVASGLDSLVLGEPQILGQMKQAFSRACDCRTVGPLLNRLFQHTFNVAKQVRSDTAIGASPVSVAFAAVTLSRQFFSSLSDHTALLIGAGETIELVARHLRESGIGQMVIANRTFERAHTLASEVAGYAIALSELPEHLAEADLVIASTASQTPIVSQTMVATALKQRKHRPVLMVDIAVPRDIEPEVGRLDDIYLYTVDDLREIIDEGLRSRQEAAQQAEEIIETRAGHFLAWMRSLEAVETIRHYRLQSEALRDRSVAQALRRLERGGAASEVVVELARQLTNRLIHRPCEQMRQAGYDGHTELLQAAQTLLLDLDEG
- a CDS encoding thioredoxin; protein product: MSNSPYIFSCDSSDFEQRVLHHSHTTPVLVDFWADWCSPCLMIAPMFERVIPEYQGRVVLAKIDADDNMKLCGHYRLRGFPTILLFIDGEEVGRFSGAKPAPEIRHFIEQHLPSTPKEHPADE